A genome region from Hevea brasiliensis isolate MT/VB/25A 57/8 chromosome 7, ASM3005281v1, whole genome shotgun sequence includes the following:
- the LOC110662266 gene encoding uncharacterized protein LOC110662266: MASVQADTPVQEVSNEQAEKSTQETPVLEEKPATSEEAEVVVHEEDDEEEEEEEEKHENTHEEETQNEVKDEKNAGSPIIGEAEPPASFDGEEEAEVEEGDLI; the protein is encoded by the exons ATGGCCTCAGTACAG GCTGATACACCCGTCCAAGAGGTAAGCAACGAGCAAGCTGAAAAATCAACACAGGAGACTCCCGTTCTTGAAGAAAAGCCAGCCACCAGCGAAGAAGCTGAAGTAGTAGTGCACGAGGAAGAcgatgaagaggaagaggaagaagaagaaaagcatgaAAACACCCATGAAGAGGAAACGCAAAATGAAGTGAAAGATGAAAAAAATGCAGGGTCACCAATTATTGGTGAGGCTGAACCACCTGCTTCTTTTGATGGTGAAGAAGAAGCTGAAGTTGAAGAAGGTGATTTGATTTAA